A part of Astyanax mexicanus isolate ESR-SI-001 chromosome 2, AstMex3_surface, whole genome shotgun sequence genomic DNA contains:
- the LOC103044315 gene encoding anoctamin-9 — protein sequence MAEVGSYIGDSAAEGWTQCPGSRQRLSLRGDGVTRLERPVSLPLLEVPSEMAPQKLTKRTGSIELLEAIGVVKKDNGTGSFSLLPGAPQSFDYVLVAQKNEDGDHESFKKQRDFINALKDKKLKITKIVDEDRVFYGITAPNETFETYTYLLKVSDACNWSCEEQGKVPQSTRIRIVEFIVDHTFIESSHCGAEYLSDLIKKNVFEAQFCLHEKQEQKELKNSWARWTACFNGQPITDVRTYFGEKVALYFLWLGWYTFLLIPAALVGVIVFLYGLAFFKTSPLIKEVCQSNIVMCPLCDKKCKVWQLSDTCIYAKLSILFDNEGTVAFAMFMAVWATVFLEFWKRHRASYVSEWKVFDWCEEEEELILQIVNDADCESKKYRHSYLRSTLVMILVTLMLLLIIGLAHALVVFRVIASVLFAKPTNWSFLRENSSTVAFLMGAVLHYLTITIMTRVNRTVAMKLCELEKVRSHAAVERSFTVKMFVFQFFTLFSSLIYTAFFLGRINGHPGGYVRIAGIWRLEECHPSGCLTDLFIQMAVILILKQTINNVVEIAGPWFTRWRKRLRSRKLRQKVRQCSKRDCMESTPGAELCDNCKVKDLLRNFDLENVDHFSLFNEFLEMVLQFSFTTIFVAAFPLAPLLALLNNIIEIRLDAIKMVSLERRLIPRKTNDIGIWTDVLETIGVLAVIANGLVIGISSDFIPRLVYRYRYGPCANSDASDIDCMSGYINNSLSIANISDKNIQRDFLPAQFILSNSNSVTYCSYRDYRSNEDQSLTNQFWVIQAVRFAFVVLFEHVVVMFKFIAGWFVPGSPLEVRNNRLQDKLNRLKEELRAKRKRHKEKSQDK from the exons ATGGCGGAAGTAGGGAGTTATATAGGGGACAGTGCTGCTGAGGGCTGGACTCAGTGCCCAGGCTCGAGACAGAGGCTCTCCCTCAGAGGAGATGGAGTGACCCGGCTCGAGCGGCCAGTCTCCTTACCTCTGCTGGAGGTTCCCTCAGAGATGGCACCACAGAAGCTTACCAAGAGAACG gGGAGCATTGAGCTATTGGAGGCTATTGGAGTCGTGAAAAAGGATAATGGTACCGGGAGCTTTTCTCTGCTGCCTGGG GCCCCTCAGTCATTTGACTATGTTCTAGTAGCCCAGAAAAACGAGGATGGAGATCACGAGAGCTTCAAGAAGCAGAGAGACTTTATCAACGCTCTGAAggacaaaaaactaaaaataacg AAAATTGTTGACGAGGACAGAGTTTTTTATGGAATTACTGCGCCAAATGAGACCTTTGAGACGTACACATATCTGCTCAAAGTGTCTGATGCCTGTAATTGGAGCTGTGAGGAGCAGGGAAAAGTACCACAGTCCACCAG GATACGGATAGTTGAGTTCATTGTGGATCACACCTTCATAGAATCTTCCCATT GTGGCGCAGAGTATCTGTCAGACCTTATCAAGAAGAATGTTTTTGAGGCTCAGTTTTGTCTGCACGAG AAACAAGAACAAAAAGAACTGAAAAACAGTTGGGCTCGATGGACGGCTTGTTTTAATGGTCAGCCAATAACTGATGTAAG AACCTACTTTGGGGAGAAGGTGGCTCTGTATTTCTTGTGGCTGGGATGGTACACATTTCTGTTGATCCCTGCTGCCCTGGTTGGGGTCATAGTCTTCCTTTACGGCCTGGCCTTCTTCAAAACCAGCCCACTCAT AAAAGAAGTGTGTCAGTCAAATATTGTCATGTGCCCGCTGTGTGACAAGAAATGCAAGGTCTGGCAGCTTTCTGACACCTGCATATATGCAAAG TTGAGTATCCTGTTTGACAATGAGGGAACAGTCGCATTTGCCATGTTTATGGCAGTCTGGG CTACTGTCTTTCTAGAGTTCTGGAAACGCCACAGAGCATCATATGTCTCTGAATGGAAAGTTTTTGATTGGTGTGAAGAAGAG gaggagCTGATTCTTCAGATTGTGAACGATGCCGATTGTGAATCCAAGAAGTACAGGCACTCCTACCTTCGTAGTACACTAGTGATGATTTTAGTGACACTTATG tTGCTGCTCATCATTGGCCTTGCGCATGCTCTGGTGGTGTTCAGAGTAATTGCCAGTGTGCTGTTTGCCAAGCCCACTAACTGGTCATTCCTGAGGGAAAACTCCAGTACAGTGGCTTTCTTGATGGGAGCTGTGCTGCATTACCTCACAATAACCATCATGACTCGG GTCAATCGCACAGTTGCGATGAAGCTTTGTGAACTAG agAAAGTTCGCTCCCATGCAGCTGTTGAAAGAAGCTTCACAGTGAAGATGTTTGTTTTTCAGTTCTTCACTCTCTTCTCCTCGCTCATATACACAGCATTCTTTCTTGGCAG GATAAACGGACACCCTGGTGGATATGTGCGTATTGCTGGCATCTGGAGGTTGGAGGAG TGTCACCCTAGTGGATGTCTGACAGACCTGTTCATTCAGATGGCCGTCATCCTCATTCTCAAACAGACTATCAATAACGTGGTTGAGATCGCTGGCCC CTGGTTTACACGCTGGCGGAAGAGGCTGCGGAGTCGGAAGCTGAGGCAAAAGGTCCGACAGTGTTCGAAGAGGGACTGTATGGAGAGCACGCCAGGAGCTGAACTGTGTGACAACTGTAAAGTGAAGGACCTTCTGAGGAATTTTGATCTGGAAAATGTGGACCACTTCAGCCTCTTCAATGAGTTCCTGGAAATGG TGCTACAGTTCAGTTTCACCACCATCTTTGTGGCAGCATTTCCTCTGGCCCCTCTGCTTGCTCTGCTCAACAACATCATCGAGATCAGGCTGGATGCTATTAAGATGGTCAGCCTGGAGCGCAGACTCATACCCAGGAAGACTAATGACATCG gtATTTGGACAGATGTGCTGGAAACGATTGGGGTGCTAGCAGTCATCGCTAATGGGCTGGTCATTGGGATATCCTCTGATTTTATCCCTCGTCTGGTTTATCGTTACCGCTATGGTCCCTGTGCCAACTCTGATGCTTCTGATATTGA CTGTATGTCAGGATATATCAATAACTCTCTGTCCATTGCAAACATCAGTGATAAAAACATCCAGAGAGACTTTCTCCCTGCCCAGTTTATTTTATCTAATAGCAATAGTGTGACATACTGCAG CTATAGAGATTATAGGAGTAATGAGGACCAAAGTTTGACCAATCAATTTTGGGTCATTCAGGCAGTCCGCTTTGCTTTTGTCGTCCTTTTTGAG CATGTTGTGGTTATGTTTAAGTTCATAGCAGGGTGGTTTGTGCCTGGTTCTCCTCTGGAGGTGAGAAATAACAGGCTGCAAGACAAACTCAACAGACTGAAGGAAGAACTGAG AGCTAAACGAAAAAGACATAAAGAAAAATCACAGGATAAATGA